DNA from Flavobacteriales bacterium:
CGCCAGCAAGTTCCAGAAGGTGTACTACCACAAGCTGGGCGATCCGCAGGAGAAGGACGTGCTCGTGTGGGAGAACACCCAGAACGGCGATCTCTACGTGGGCGTCGGCGTCACCGAGGGTGAAGAGTTCGCCACCCTGTACGTGAGCACCGGCACCGACGGCTACGAGATGCATTTCCACGACCTGCGGAGCGGTGGCATCCCCTCCCCGGCCACCACCTGGGTGCCCCTGCAGACCGGCTTCGACCACAAGACCAGTATCGTGGACTTCGTGCCCGGCACCGGCAAGTTCCTGGTGATGACCGAGGTGGACGCGCCCAACTACCGCCTGGTGGAGGTGGACCCGAAGAACCCCGCCAAGGAGAACTGGAAGGACATCATCCCTCAGGCCCCGGAACTGCTGCAGGGCGTGAGCACCGGCGGCGGACTGCTCTTCGCGGAATACCTGAAGGATGCCACCAGCCGCTTCTACCGCATGAAGCTCGATGGCACCGACAAGCAGGAGATCGCGCTGCCCGACATCGGAAGCGCGGGCGGCTTCGGCGGCAAGCGCGGCGACACGTTCAGCTTCTACAGCTTCACCAGCTTCACCGACCCCGGCAGCATCTACAAGTACGACTACGCCACCGGCAAGAGCGAGGTGTGGTTCCGTCCCGAGCTGAAGTTCGACCCAAGCGACTTCGTCACCGAGCAGGTGTTCTACACCAGCAAGGACGGCACAAAGGTGCCCATGTTCATCGTGCACAGGAAGGGCGTGGAGAAGAACGGCAAGAACCCCACGCTGCTCTATGCCTATGGTGGGTTCAATGTGAGCCTGACGCCTAGCTTCAGCACCAGCCGCATGCTGCTGCTGGAACAGGGCGGCGTGTTCGCGCTGGCCAACCTGCGCGGCGGTGGCGAGTACGGCGAGGACTGGCACAGGGCCGGCATGAAGGAGAAGAAGCAGAACGTGTTCGATGACTTCATCGCGGCGGCGGAATACCTGATCGCCGAGAAGTGGACCGACACCCCGCACCTGGGCATCAACGGTGGCAGCAACGGCGGTCTGCTCGTGGGCGCGGTGATGACGCAGCGTCCCGACCTGTTCGGCGTGTGCTTCCCCGAGGTGGGCGTGCTGGACATGCTCCGCTTCCAGAAGTTCACCGCCGGCTTCGGCTGGGTGCCCGAGTACGGCAATGCCGAGAACAGCCCGGAGGAGTTCGCCTACCTGAAGGCCTACAGCCCGCTGCACAACGTGAAGCCCGCGAAGTACCCGGCCACGATGGTGATGACCGCCGACCACGACGACCGCGTGGTGCCCGCGCACAGCTTCAAGTTCATCAGCGCGCTGCAGCCGGCCCAGCAGGGCGATGCACCGGTGCTGATCCGCGTGGAGACCCAGGCCGGCCACGGCGCTGGCAAGCCCACCAGCAAGATCATCGAGGAACAAGCGGATAAGTACGCCTTCTTCTTCAAGAGCGTGGGATTCACGCCATCCTTCTCCGGCGGATCGAAGCATTGATCCAATCGGCGCTTGCGGAACGCCCGTGCCACCGCTGGTCCGGGCGTTCTACTTTCACCCCATGGCCGACCATCATGTGTACGCGCTCGACCTGCTCTGGCGAGGCACCCACACCCGCTCTTACGAGAGCTACGCACGCGAACATGTGATCCGCATAGCCGGCAAGCCCGATCTGCGGGGCACAGCGGACCCGATGTTCCGCGGCGATGCCTCTTTGCACAACCCCGAGGACCTGCTGCTCACGGCGCTGAGCCAATGCCACCTGCTTACCTACTTGGCCCTCTGCGCGCGTGCCCGCATCAACGTGATCGGCTACCGCGATCGGGCCGAGGGCACGCTGGCACTCACACGGGATGGCGGCGGACATTTCACCGAGGCCGTGCTTCACCCACAGGTGGCGGTGGCCGAGGCATCGATGCTCGAAAAGGCACGCCACTTCCACGGCGAGGTCCACAAGTACTGTTTCATCGCGCGCAGCGTGAGATTCCCGGTGCGGTGCGAGGCGGTGGTACGCGCAGGGGATTGACCTCCGCTCAACGCAGCGGCTCACGGTAGAGCGTCCGCTTCTGGGTGGATCCGTGCGGCCGGTATACGTAGTAGGCATGCCCTCCATGCACTTGCACCTCCTCGGGATACGGGTGCAGCAGGCCCTGCTCCGGTCCCAAGGCCCCGGTGGACGGATCCACGCTGCGCAACGCCACCCAAGGGCCTCGCTGGAACACCGCGTAGATCCGCTCTTCAGCGGCATCCTGCAGCAGCAGGCGCCTGTAGGCCCGGTCGCCGAGATGGACCATTCCGACCTCGTCGACCGCCTCCCCTTCGGCCGTGAATCGCCTGATGCTGGCTCTGGCGTGGTCGAAGACATGGAGGGTGTCGCGCACCCTGAACAGCGGCGCATACGGAACCTTGAAGTAGAGTTGCTTGTGGAACCCGGTCATGAAGCCGGCGATCACCTCCCGATCGATGCCCAGTTCACGCTCAAGGTCCATGGCCACCACCTTGCTGCGCCCATCCATGTATTTGTACTGGCTGCGGAAGAGCTCCATCATGAAATCATCCTGCACAGAGCAGAGCAGCGCGGTTCGGCCGGCCTCGATCCGGTGCAGGTAATGATCGAACGCGGGAAAGGCCTCGCTCCGGTTATTGCCCACGAGGCTCCCGGCGATGCTGTCCGTCCACGGGAGCACCCGTTCACGCAGGGTTTCCACGCTGATGCGCTGGAGGGCCAGCTCCCCATCGATGAGCGCAGGCAGCCAGGATTCCTCGACTCCTTCAACGATCACGCGGCGGGCGTGGTCGCGAACCAGACGCCTGGCCGGGGCGGGCAGGTGAACGGAAGCCAACTCCCGGAAGGCTGCATCCAGCAGGATGAGCCGGGAGGAGAGCAGCACCTGTTCACCGGCATGTTCCTCACGGTGCCAGAGCCGGGGCTTGTCGTAAGCCAGCACCCACAAGCCCTGCTCGTTCACTGCGAATGCCCCTACGTGCAGGTCGGTACGCCGGTAGATCTCCTCCGGTGCCACCCGCGCCCTGACCTCGACCAGCCCAAGCTCCACCGGCTTCGGGGCGAGGGCGATGACAACCGGCGACCCACCGATCAAAGCCGTTTCGAACAACCGTCGCTCGGTGGAGAAACCCGTGTGGCTCACCACGAGGCAGGCCTTCTCCGCCAAGGGCAGCGGCAGGCTGAAACCAGCCCCGGCATCGCTTATGGCCAATGCCTTGGCACCCTCCCACCGCACATGGGCGCCCGCAAGCGGCCGCAGGGTGCCCGCCTCCACCACCCGGCCGGTGAGCACGGCTTGGCTCCAAGCGGCCGCCGGGGCCAGGAGCAGCACGAACGCCAAGGCAAGGATCGAAGGGTGCATGCGTTGCTTGCTGGTAAGATAACTTCGGACAGCCGATCGCATATGCCGCGGAACGAGGAGCGTGCGTTCCGCCCCAGGGAGCACCCCATTCAACCAGCCAACGATGGAGCGCACGCTACGCTACGACCACTACAAGGTGCTGGGAGTGCCGCGCGATGCCACCACGAGCGAGATCAAGCGCGCCTACCGTGAGCGCGTGAAGCGCTGGCATCCCGACCGAAATGATTCCGTGAAGGCCAGCGAGGTCTTCCATGCACTTCATGAGGCCTACGTCACCCTGCGTGACCAGGGCCTGCGATCGGCCTACGACGAGCGGTTGCGCCACTACCGCAGCGCCTGTGACCAGCCCAAGTCACCGGGCGCTGCGATGTGCAATGCGCCCACCGGCCGGCCTGCTTCCCCACCCTCCCGGTTCGATCGGCTCGCTTTCCGGGCGTTGCACCTCACCGGGCTCGTCTTCGGGGCTGGCGTTGTCGGTGGCGTGCTGCTCGGGATCGCTGCGCTGGACTGGCCGGCGCACATGGCCTTCTTCACGCTGCCGGGCCTCGCCATCCTTCCTGACAGCCTGCGCGGTCTGGTCTCAGGAACGAGAAAGGCCCCCTCACGGAGGCCCTCCTCAGGTAATCAGGCCTAGCCCTCAGCTTACCGGCACCATCCATCCGAAGGGATCATCGATCCTGCCCCGGCGGATATCGTCAAGCCGGTCGCCGATGCGGTTGGCCAACTCCCGGGTGGCGACATCGGGAAGCTCGAAGACCTCATCCCCGAAAGCGATGCTCTGGATGTGCGCGATGGTGGCGGCAGTGCCTGCCCCGAATGCGGACCGGAGCTTGCCACTCCGTGCGGCCTGCTGGATCTCCTCCACCGAGACCTTGCGCTCCTCCACCTTCACCCCCAGGTCATGGGCGATGCGGATCATGCTATCACGGGTGATGCCGCGCAGGATGGTGCCATCGAGCGCAGGCGTCACCAAGGTCCCATCCACATTGAAGAAGATGTTCATGGTACCGCTCTCCTCGATGTAGCGATGGGTGAGGCCATCTGTCCAGACCAACTGATGGAAACCTTGGTCCTGGCCAAGCTTGGCCGGGTACAGGCCCCCGGCATAATTGCCTCCGCACTTGGCCTCGCCCGTTCCGCCCGGGAAGGCCCTGCTGTAGGTCGTCTCCACCTTCACGCGAACGGGTTCGGTGTAATAAGCGCCCACGGGACAGGTGAAGATGATGAATCGGTAGCCCTCGCTGGGACGCACGCCGATGTAGGTGTCGCTGGCGTACATGAACGGCCTGATGTAGAGCGAAGCATCCGCCCCCCCCGGGATCCAATCACGGTCAATCCGCACCAGTTCCGTGAGCGCCTCCAGGAAGAGGTCCTCGGGGATGGCGGGCATGCACATGCGATGGGCGCTGCGATTCATCCGTGCGATGTTCGCCTGCGGCCTGAAGAGCGCCACTCCGCCATCGGCCTGGCGGTAGGCCTTAAGGCCTTCAAAGATGGTCTGGCTATAGTGCAGCACGAGCGTAGCTGGGCTCATGAGCATATCGGCGAAAGGCCTGATTACCGGGCGCCCCCATGCGCCATCGGCAAAGTCCATCACGAACATGTGGTCGCTGAAGACGCGGCCGAACTTGACGTTCGAAAGGTCGGTGGCCGGTAGCCTCGAATCACGGGTGCGCTCGATCGCTATCTTTTGGCCGGTGCTGATGCCTTCCATGTGCTTGCTGCGTAAGGAACAAATGTAGAATGACCGCAATCGTGACCGGCGCAATGTAACGGCCCGAGCGCAGCCGTGTTGTTAACAGATGTCAGCTGTCCTGCCTATTCGTTTCCGGCCCCATGACGTCCTTCAGCGCCATTGGGGCTATGCTGGATTCAGGCCGGCGCAGGAGTCCATCATCCGGTCCGTGCTCAGCGGGAATGACACGCTCGCGCTCCTGCCAACCGGCGGAGGCAAGAGCCTATGCTACCAGGTGCCCGCCTTGGCCATGGGCCGGCTATGCCTCGTCGTCTCCCCCTTGATCGCACTGATGAAGGACCAGGTGGAGGGGCTTCGCAGGCGCGGGGTGAATGCGCGGCAGATCTCATCCGGCATGCGCTGGGCCGAGATCGACAACACCTTGGAAGCCGCAGCCAATGGGAAGCTGGACTTCCTCTACGTTTCGCCCGAGCGCTTGGGGACCGAGGTCTTCAAGGCTCGGTTGAAGCGACTCCCCTTGGGGCTGATAGCGGTGGATGAGGCGCACTGCATCTCGCAATGGGGCTATGACTTCAGGCCCGCCTACCTGCAAGTGGCCGAGTTGCGCGAAGCGGTTCCAGGCGTGCCGGTGATCGCCCTTACAGCAACCGCCACGGCCGAGGTGGCGCGAGATATCATGGACCGGCTCGGCATCCCCCCCAGGAACCTGATCAGGGGCTCCTTCGCACGGCCTGAGCTGGTGCTCTGGGTGAGCCGTGGCGAGGACCGCATGGGCCGGCTCTTGCGCATCCTCGATCATGTGGAAGGCAGTTCCATCGTCTACATGCGCGACCGAAAGGGGACCGTGCGCATCGCACGGTTCCTGCAGCAGCAAGGGCATTCGGCCGTGGCGTACCACGCAGGGCTACCGCCCCGCGAGCGCGATGCAATCCAGCAGGATTGGACGGCCGGCGCCGTGCGCTGCGTGGTCGCCACCAATGCCTTCGGCATGGGCATCGACAAAGCCGACGTGCGCAGCGTGATTCACCTCGAACCGCCCCCTGACCTGGAGAGCTACTACCAGGAGGCGGGGCGGGGCGGGCGCGATGGGCGAACGGCTTATGCCTTTCTCCTCACGGGTCCTGGAGATGAGGACCGCGCATGGGAGCGGCTGCGCGGCAGCTACCCCACGCTGCCCGAGGTTCGCCGCACCTATCAGGCTGTCGCCGACCTGCACGGGATCGCATTGGGCTCTGGCCTCGGGGAATCATACGAAATCGACCTCACGGCTCTCGCAGCACGCACGAAACTCCGGCCTGCGGTGGTGCTGAACGCCCTGAAGGCGATCGAGCTGAGCGGATTGCTGGCGCTGAGCGACGGCGCTCACTCCCCTTCGCGGGTCTTGATGCGGGCTGCGCCGGCAGACGTCTATCGCCTCCGCTTGCAAGACGTTCGGCTGGGACCGCTGGTGGAGGCGCTGCTCCGACTGCATGGCGGCCTCTTCGAGGAGGCCGCGATCATCGATGAGGCGCGCATCGGGCGCCTCACCGGGATGGTACCGGAGCGCGTGGAGCGAGGCCTCGAAGAGCTCGAGCGGATGGGCATCCTCTCCTACAGGAAGCGCTCGGATGCGCCATCCGCCACCTTGCTCGCGCCGCGGCTGGATGCCGATCGGCTGACGCTCGACCCGCAAGCCCTCCGCCTCCGGCAGGAGCGTGCCGAGCAACGGCTGCAAGCGATGCTGGCCTATGTGCGCGGCAGCGAGGGGTGCCGGATGGTCAGGCTGCTCACCTATTTCGATGAGCCGTCCCCGCAGCCCTGCGGGCGCTGCGATGCGTGCGTAGCAGATACCCGCCGCCGCGGCCTCCGCAACGACGATCGCGCCGCCGAGCCATTGGCTGCCTACGATCGCGATGTCGAAGCCGAGCGGTACGACGAGGATGAGCGCAATGGCTTGCGACCATGAGCTCACGCCTGCCGCGGGCCTTCTTCCTGCGCGCCGATGTGGTGCGCATCGCCCAGGACCTGCTGGGCAAGGTGCTGGCAACGGAATTCCAAGGCGTGCGCACCAGCGGAATCATCATCGAGACGGAGGCCTATGCGGGTGCGACGGACCGTGCCTCCCATGCCTTCGGCAACCGGATTACAGAACGGACGAGAGCGATGTACCTCGAGGGCGGACACGCCTACGTCTACCTGTGCTATGGGATGCATCACCTGTTCAACGTGGTCACCCATCGTAGCGGTGTGCCGCACGCCGTCCTCATCAGAGCAGTGGCGCCATTCGAGGGCGTGGACCAGATGCAGCGGCGTAGGGGCGGGAGCCCCTTGCGCACCGGAGGGCCAGCATTGCTCACCACGGCCTTGGGCATCACCACCCGGCACACAGGACTCGACCTCTGCACCGGCCCCATCAGCCTAGAGGACCATGGCTTCCGCATCGCGCGCAAGGGAATCCAATCCAGTCCACGGGTGGGCGTTGATTACGCGGGGGAGGATGCCATGCTCCCCTACCGGTTCCGCATCCCACCTTCGCACCTCCAATCATGGAGGATTCCTTAGCGCAGAAGCGCATCATCTTCATGGGCACGCCCGAATTCGCGGTGGGCAGCCTCGATGCGCTGCTGCGTGCGGGCATCCGCGTATCAGCAGTGGTCACGGCACCCGACAGGCCGGCGGGCCGTGGCAGGCAATTACGAATGAGTGCGGTCAAGC
Protein-coding regions in this window:
- a CDS encoding prolyl oligopeptidase family serine peptidase: MAEKIEYPATRRDSAAGDSLHGTWIADPYRWLENDTSAETAEWVKAQNAVTNAFLAKIPFRDSLAKRYEELYNFPKVGGPMRVGDLFFIWKNSGLQNQSVIHVRKGLEGEDRVFIDPNQLDPAGTTTYNPMGHSKDNRYMAVGVQKAGSDWQEIMVYDLTTLQPTTDLLKWSKFSGASWYKDGFFYSRYPTPAKGTELSAASKFQKVYYHKLGDPQEKDVLVWENTQNGDLYVGVGVTEGEEFATLYVSTGTDGYEMHFHDLRSGGIPSPATTWVPLQTGFDHKTSIVDFVPGTGKFLVMTEVDAPNYRLVEVDPKNPAKENWKDIIPQAPELLQGVSTGGGLLFAEYLKDATSRFYRMKLDGTDKQEIALPDIGSAGGFGGKRGDTFSFYSFTSFTDPGSIYKYDYATGKSEVWFRPELKFDPSDFVTEQVFYTSKDGTKVPMFIVHRKGVEKNGKNPTLLYAYGGFNVSLTPSFSTSRMLLLEQGGVFALANLRGGGEYGEDWHRAGMKEKKQNVFDDFIAAAEYLIAEKWTDTPHLGINGGSNGGLLVGAVMTQRPDLFGVCFPEVGVLDMLRFQKFTAGFGWVPEYGNAENSPEEFAYLKAYSPLHNVKPAKYPATMVMTADHDDRVVPAHSFKFISALQPAQQGDAPVLIRVETQAGHGAGKPTSKIIEEQADKYAFFFKSVGFTPSFSGGSKH
- a CDS encoding DNA-3-methyladenine glycosylase, whose protein sequence is MSSRLPRAFFLRADVVRIAQDLLGKVLATEFQGVRTSGIIIETEAYAGATDRASHAFGNRITERTRAMYLEGGHAYVYLCYGMHHLFNVVTHRSGVPHAVLIRAVAPFEGVDQMQRRRGGSPLRTGGPALLTTALGITTRHTGLDLCTGPISLEDHGFRIARKGIQSSPRVGVDYAGEDAMLPYRFRIPPSHLQSWRIP
- a CDS encoding OsmC family protein, which encodes MADHHVYALDLLWRGTHTRSYESYAREHVIRIAGKPDLRGTADPMFRGDASLHNPEDLLLTALSQCHLLTYLALCARARINVIGYRDRAEGTLALTRDGGGHFTEAVLHPQVAVAEASMLEKARHFHGEVHKYCFIARSVRFPVRCEAVVRAGD
- a CDS encoding ATP-dependent DNA helicase RecQ encodes the protein MSAVLPIRFRPHDVLQRHWGYAGFRPAQESIIRSVLSGNDTLALLPTGGGKSLCYQVPALAMGRLCLVVSPLIALMKDQVEGLRRRGVNARQISSGMRWAEIDNTLEAAANGKLDFLYVSPERLGTEVFKARLKRLPLGLIAVDEAHCISQWGYDFRPAYLQVAELREAVPGVPVIALTATATAEVARDIMDRLGIPPRNLIRGSFARPELVLWVSRGEDRMGRLLRILDHVEGSSIVYMRDRKGTVRIARFLQQQGHSAVAYHAGLPPRERDAIQQDWTAGAVRCVVATNAFGMGIDKADVRSVIHLEPPPDLESYYQEAGRGGRDGRTAYAFLLTGPGDEDRAWERLRGSYPTLPEVRRTYQAVADLHGIALGSGLGESYEIDLTALAARTKLRPAVVLNALKAIELSGLLALSDGAHSPSRVLMRAAPADVYRLRLQDVRLGPLVEALLRLHGGLFEEAAIIDEARIGRLTGMVPERVERGLEELERMGILSYRKRSDAPSATLLAPRLDADRLTLDPQALRLRQERAEQRLQAMLAYVRGSEGCRMVRLLTYFDEPSPQPCGRCDACVADTRRRGLRNDDRAAEPLAAYDRDVEAERYDEDERNGLRP
- a CDS encoding branched-chain amino acid aminotransferase, with protein sequence MEGISTGQKIAIERTRDSRLPATDLSNVKFGRVFSDHMFVMDFADGAWGRPVIRPFADMLMSPATLVLHYSQTIFEGLKAYRQADGGVALFRPQANIARMNRSAHRMCMPAIPEDLFLEALTELVRIDRDWIPGGADASLYIRPFMYASDTYIGVRPSEGYRFIIFTCPVGAYYTEPVRVKVETTYSRAFPGGTGEAKCGGNYAGGLYPAKLGQDQGFHQLVWTDGLTHRYIEESGTMNIFFNVDGTLVTPALDGTILRGITRDSMIRIAHDLGVKVEERKVSVEEIQQAARSGKLRSAFGAGTAATIAHIQSIAFGDEVFELPDVATRELANRIGDRLDDIRRGRIDDPFGWMVPVS
- a CDS encoding J domain-containing protein; the encoded protein is MERTLRYDHYKVLGVPRDATTSEIKRAYRERVKRWHPDRNDSVKASEVFHALHEAYVTLRDQGLRSAYDERLRHYRSACDQPKSPGAAMCNAPTGRPASPPSRFDRLAFRALHLTGLVFGAGVVGGVLLGIAALDWPAHMAFFTLPGLAILPDSLRGLVSGTRKAPSRRPSSGNQA